A section of the Lynx canadensis isolate LIC74 chromosome A1, mLynCan4.pri.v2, whole genome shotgun sequence genome encodes:
- the EGR1 gene encoding early growth response protein 1 codes for MAAAKAEMQLMSPLQISDPFGSFPHSPTMDNYPKLEEMMLLSNGAPQFLGAAGASEGSGGNSSSSSGGGGGGGGGSSASSNSAFNPQGEAGEQPYEHLTAESFPDISLNNEKVLVETSYPSQTTRLPPITYTGRFSLEPAPNSGNTLWPEPLFSLVSGLVSMTNPPATSSSAPSPAASSSSSASQSPPLSCAVQSNDSSPIYSAAPTFPTPNTDIFPEPQSQAFPGSAGTALQYPPPAYPAAKGSFQVPMIPDYLFPQQQGDLGLGTPDQKPFQGLEGRTQQPSLTPLSTIKAFATQSGSQDLKALNTTYQSQLIKPSRMRKYPNRPSKTPPHERPYACPVESCDRRFSRSDELTRHIRIHTGQKPFQCRICMRNFSRSDHLTTHIRTHTGEKPFACDICGRKFARSDERKRHTKIHLRQKDKKADKGVVASSATTSLSSYPSQVATSYTSPVTTSYPSPATTSYPSPVPTSYSSPGSSTYPSPVHSGFPSPSVATTYSSVPPAFPAQVSSFPSSAVTNSFSASTGLSDMTTTFSPRTIEIC; via the exons ATGGCCGCAGCCAAGGCCGAGATGCAGCTGATGTCTCCGCTGCAGATCTCCGACCCGTTCGGCTCCTTTCCTCACTCGCCCACCATGGACAACTACCCTAAGCTGGAGGAGATGATGCTGCTGAGCAACGGGGCTCCCCAGTTTCTCGGTGCTGCCGGGGCCTCAGAGGGCAGCGGCggtaacagcagcagcagcagcgggggcggtggaggtggagggggcgGCAGCAGCGCCAGCAGCAACAGCGCCTTCAACCCTCAGGGGGAGGCAGGCGAGCAGCCCTACGAGCACCTGACCGCAG aGTCTTTTCCTGATATCTCTCTGAATAACGAGAAGGTTCTAGTGGAGACAAGTTACCCCAGCCAAACCACCCGGCTGCCCCCCATCACCTACACTGGCCGCTTCTCTCTGGAGCCTGCACCCAACAGTGGCAACACCTTGTGGCCTGAGCCCCTCTTCAGCCTGGTCAGCGGCCTCGTGAGCATGACCAACCCACCGGCCACCTCATCTTCAGCACCATCTCcagcagcctcctcctcctcctctgcctctcagaGCCCACCCCTGAGCTGTGCAGTACAGTCCAATGACAGCAGCCCCATTTACTCAGCAGCACCCACGTTCCCCACACCTAACACTGACATCTTCCCTGAGCCACAAAGCCAGGCCTTTCCAGGCTCGGCAGGCACCGCGCTCCAGTACCCGCCTCCTGCCTACCCTGCTGCCAAGGGTAGCTTCCAGGTCCCCATGATCCCTGACTATTTGTTTCCACAACAGCAGGGGGACCTGGGCCTGGGCACCCCAGACCAGAAGCCTTTCCAAGGCCTGGAAGGCCGTACCCAGCAGCCTTCACTCACTCCACTGTCTACCATCAAGGCCTTTGCCACACAGTCGGGCTCCCAGGACTTGAAGGCCCTCAACACCACCTACCAGTCCCAGCTCATCAAACCCAGCCGCATGCGCAAGTACCCCAACCGGCCCAGCAAGACGCCCCCCCACGAACGCCCCTATGCCTGCCCCGTGGAGTCCTGTGACCGCCGCTTCTCCCGCTCAGATGAGCTCACCCGCCACATTCGCATCCATACTGGCCAGAAGCCCTTCCAGTGTCGCATCTGCATGCGCAACTTCAGCCGCAGTGACCATCTCACCACCCACATCCGCACACACACAGGCGAGAAACCCTTCGCCTGCGACATCTGTGGGAGAAAGTTTGCCAGGAGTGATGAACGCAAGAGGCATACCAAGATCCACTTGCGGCAGAAGGACAAAAAGGCAGACAAAGGTGTTGTGGCTTCTTCTGCCACCACCTCCCTCTCTTCCTACCCGTCCCAGGTGGCTACCTCCTACACATCCCCAGTTACTACCTCTTATCCGTCCCCAGCCACCACTTCATATCCATCACCTGTGCCCACCTCCTACTCCTCTCCTGGTTCCTCAACCTACCCATCCCCTGTGCACAGTGGCTTCCCCTCACCCTCAGTGGCTACCACATACTCCTCCGTTCCCCCTGCTTTCCCAGCCCAAGTCAGCAGCTTCCCTTCCTCGGCTGTCACCAACTCCTTCAGCGCCTCAACAGGGCTTTCGGACATGACAACAACCTTTTCTCCCAGGacaattgaaatttgctaa